CGTCCTCAATCCCGGGTTTCAGATCCTCATCCAGTTTCCAGGGTTTGGTAATATAACGATAGACATAGCCTTCATTGACCGCCGCCAGCACCGTATTGGTCTGGGCGTAACCGGAAAGCACCATCCTGATGGTTTCCGGAAATCGTTTACGCACCTCTCGCAGCAGTTCCAGACCGTTCATTTCCGGCATCCGCATGTCAGTAATAATCACCTGGACCGGCCGGGAAGCCATGATTTCCAGCGCTTCCATCCCACTGAGGGCAAACAGGCAGTCATACGGTTCACCGATCAGCCCTCTTTTGATCGATTTCAGCACCCGGGTTTCATCATCAACAAAAAGAACGGTCGCTTTTTCGTTATCCATCCCTGTCCCCTTTTACTATTTTTCCACCCCGTCCATCCGGCTTAAAGATCCTCATCGATGACAATTGCCCCATCGGCATCCCGCTCAATGGTGGTAATTCCCGGATAGAGCCGCTCATAACGTTCAAGACAGCGGTCTTTTTCATTCAGTTCCGCCTGCATTTCCTGGTTTTTCCGCTGCATCCGGGCCATTTCCAATGCCCGGACCACCGTCCAGTAAAGATCGTCGTTATTCCAGGGTTTGCGTATAAACTTATAGACCCCAATATCATTGATGGCCTGCACCGCCGTCTGAATGTCAGTATCACCAGTCATGATGATCTTGACAATTCCGGGGTGGTTCGCGTTAACCCAGGCCAGAAATTCCAGGCCGGTCATTCCCGGCATCTGCTGATCTGAAATCACCAGGACGATCTCCTCTTCAGCCACCATTTTCATCGCTGCAAAAGGATCTGCAACCGTCAACAGCTCAACCAGCTGAGAGCGGCTGAATATCCTCTTTACCGCCTGCAAAACCTTTGCTTCATCATCAACCAGTAGAACCTTCATTGCGGTTGTGGTCATCTTTCTTCTCCATCCCTTTTTTATTCCTAACTCAACTTTCTTAAGTTGCTCTAAAAACAGCTGAAACTAAATCTCCAAGGATGTTCCGGCATGG
This DNA window, taken from Pseudomonadota bacterium, encodes the following:
- a CDS encoding response regulator, which encodes MTTTAMKVLLVDDEAKVLQAVKRIFSRSQLVELLTVADPFAAMKMVAEEEIVLVISDQQMPGMTGLEFLAWVNANHPGIVKIIMTGDTDIQTAVQAINDIGVYKFIRKPWNNDDLYWTVVRALEMARMQRKNQEMQAELNEKDRCLERYERLYPGITTIERDADGAIVIDEDL